TTCTTAGAAAAAATTGATTCTGATACTGAAATTGAAAGCAGAATTTTTGATAGTGGACCACAAGTAATTGAATCACTTTTTGCAAATTCTGTAGATATCGCATATGTTGGACCTGGACCTGCAATTAATGGATTCTTAAATTCTGAAAATAAAAATATTAAAATTTTATCTGGTGCTGCTAGTGGTGGTGCAAGTTTCATTGTACATCCTAATTCTGAAATAAATTCTGCATCTGACTTTGTTGGTAAAAAAATTGCTGCACCACAAATTGGAAATACTCAGGATGTTTCTTTGCGACATTATTTATCTGAAAATAATTTGAAACCCGCTGAAAAAGGTGGTTCTGTAGTAGTTTATAATATTTCAAATCCTGATATTTACACATTATTTGTTAAAGGTGAAATTGATGGTGCATGGGTTGCAGAACCTTGGGCAACAATTTTAGAAACTGAATTGGGTGGAAATAGATTATTTTTTGAAGAAGATTTATGGCCTAACAAACAATTTGCTTCAGTTTTACTAATTGTAAATTCTAATTATGCAGAAAAAAACCCAGAAATAATATCTAATTTTCTATTATCACATCAACAAACAGTAAATTGGATTAACAATAATCCTATTGAAACTAGAAATATTTTTAACAGTTTTTTAAAATCTCATTTGGGTCAATCTTTATCTGATAATGTTGTTGACATTTCATTGTCTAATCTTGAAATAACATCAGACCCTGTAAGTAATTCTGTTTATTCTTTTGCTGAAAAAGCTGATGCTTTAGGATATTTAGGAAGAAATGGATATGATTTATCTGAAATTTTTTACACTATTGATTCAAATTCTAACTATGGAGAGGATACATAGATGACCAAATTAGAGGCAAAAAATATTGTAAAATATTTCAGCCATGATTCTCATAAACTAACCGCACTAGGAGGTGTAAATTTAAAAATTGAATCTGGTGATTTTGTATGTTTAGTTGGACCTTCGGGATGTGGAAAATCTACTTTTTTACGTATAGTTGCTGGATTGGAAAAACCTGATGATGGTCAAATAATTTTTGATGGTCATCCTGTTAGTGAAACCGGACCTGAAAGAATCATGGTCTTTCAAGAAGGTGCATTGTTTCCTTGGTTGAAGGTTCAAGACAATGTTGAATTTGGATTGAAAATGGCTGGAATTTCTAAAGAAGAACGTGCAAAAATATCTCACAGATATCTTGATATGATGCAATTAACAAAGTTCGCAGATTCATATACTTATCAACTTTCAACTGGAATGAAACAACGTGTAGCTATTGCTAGAGCTCTTGTAATGGATCCTGATGTTTTACTTATGGATGAACCTTTTGCAGCTCTTGATGCACAAACTCGGGATTTGTTATTAGTTGAAATGCAATTAATTTGGGAAAAAACAAAAAAAACTATTTTATTTGTTACACATAATGTTGCAGAAGCTGCAGTTCTTGGAACCAAAGTTGCAGTATTTAGTAATAGACCATCTATAATTAAAAAAGAATTTAAAAATGATTTTCCTAGACCTAGAACAGCTGAAGATGAATCATTGACAAAATTTCAACAAGATATTTTACTAGAATTGCGACCTGAGGTAAAGAAAAACATCGAGTGATGATTATGGCAAAAAATTTTACTCCTCATAGAATTGCATTTTACGTTGGAATTATTGTTTTATGGCAAGTAATTGCTATGGCTGGAATATGGCCTGATAATATTTTTCCTTCACCATATGAAGTAGCTGAAGATTTGTTTTATGGTGGTGCAGATGGAAGTTTGTTTTATGGTATTGCTACTAGTATGTGGAGATTATCCATTGGATTGGCAATTGCAATAGCTGGTGGAATTGTTTTAGGAATTTTTATGGCACGAATCGAAGTAATTAATCAGACAGTAGGTTCCCTAGTTTTGGGATTGCAATCTATTCCTTCAATCGCTTGGGTACCCTTAGGTATTCTTTGGTTTGGTTTAACTGATGGTGGAATAATTTTTGTTACTGCTATTGGAGCCATTTTTGCTGTTACCATTAACACCTATACCGGAGTCAAGAATATTGATCCTCATTTTATCGAGGCTGCAAGAAATATGGGTGCTAAAGGAACTCAATTAGTTACTTCTGTGCTCATTCCTGCTGCTTTTCCGTACATGATTTCTGGATTTAAACAAGGTTGGGCTTTTGCATGGAGGGGCGTGATAGGAGCTGAAATTTTATTCTCCTTTTTGGGATTGGGATTTTTACTCAATGCTGGACGTTCACTCAATGATGTATCTCAAGTAATTGGAATAATGGTTGTCATTATGTTAATTGGTTTGATCATTGATGGAGTGATCTTCAAACGTTTAGAAAATAAAGTAATGTCTCGATGGGGATTACGATAAATCCTATTTACCAATTTTTAATGAAACCAAAAATGCACCAATTATTATTATAATTGCAAAATACATTACAGCAACATAGTCAAACATGAATGCAATACTTCCTGCAATGATTGGCCCTATTACCGTTGAAATTGATAGTGTTGAACTAAATATGCCAGTTGATGTTGAACGTGGATTGTTTTCCATTAGGTGAAAGTTTCCTCCAATAAACAAAAATGCCCATGTTGCACCTACTAATGACATGAATGGCATTGCCATCCACCATTCTGTAACAAATGATAATCCGATAAAGACAAAAGTTGTAAACCCAATCCCTATTTTGAATTTTGTAACATTTGAAAGATGAATTTTACTTGCCATTACATTCATCAAGATAAATGCTGTCAGTGTATTGGCAACATACACTATAGAAATATGGTACAAATCTCCTCCCCACCTTTCAACAATCATTATCGGAAGAATTGTCCATACAGCTGCAGCACCAATATGTCTTAGTAATAATGATAAAAATAGGAATTTATTTTTTAAAATAACTAATTTTGTTGTTCCCGGTTCAATCTCTTTTTTTTGTTCTGGGTTTGGAAGTTTAATTGTAAAAATCAGACCAATTACAAATGATGCAGCACTGATTAAGAAAATTAATCTAAGATCACTTGCTATTCCAGCTGCAGCTATTCCTGCTAACCAACCTAAAGCATGAAATGAAATGACCGTTGCTGCTCTTTTTTTATCAATATTTGCTTCATATGTATAAGCAATCATTGCTGGAATCATTATTCCACTTGCTATTCCAGCAGCAATTCTTACTAGGAATAATAAAGTTAGAT
This window of the Candidatus Nitrosomarinus catalina genome carries:
- a CDS encoding ABC transporter substrate-binding protein translates to MSVKMILSVGIAVIILGSIAAIVLNSNEKLNENNLRIAYFPNVGHVIPIVGIEKGFFLEKIDSDTEIESRIFDSGPQVIESLFANSVDIAYVGPGPAINGFLNSENKNIKILSGAASGGASFIVHPNSEINSASDFVGKKIAAPQIGNTQDVSLRHYLSENNLKPAEKGGSVVVYNISNPDIYTLFVKGEIDGAWVAEPWATILETELGGNRLFFEEDLWPNKQFASVLLIVNSNYAEKNPEIISNFLLSHQQTVNWINNNPIETRNIFNSFLKSHLGQSLSDNVVDISLSNLEITSDPVSNSVYSFAEKADALGYLGRNGYDLSEIFYTIDSNSNYGEDT
- a CDS encoding MFS transporter, translating into MSKLQINNLVRIATFFQHAGISIVFVFMPIIGKGVTDSIFEIGLLIASFSFAQILSEIYFGRYSDKKGTRLKFIRIGFIGCAIAFGLHYFADDLTLLFLVRIAAGIASGIMIPAMIAYTYEANIDKKRAATVISFHALGWLAGIAAAGIASDLRLIFLISAASFVIGLIFTIKLPNPEQKKEIEPGTTKLVILKNKFLFLSLLLRHIGAAAVWTILPIMIVERWGGDLYHISIVYVANTLTAFILMNVMASKIHLSNVTKFKIGIGFTTFVFIGLSFVTEWWMAMPFMSLVGATWAFLFIGGNFHLMENNPRSTSTGIFSSTLSISTVIGPIIAGSIAFMFDYVAVMYFAIIIIIGAFLVSLKIGK
- a CDS encoding ABC transporter permease, which translates into the protein MAKNFTPHRIAFYVGIIVLWQVIAMAGIWPDNIFPSPYEVAEDLFYGGADGSLFYGIATSMWRLSIGLAIAIAGGIVLGIFMARIEVINQTVGSLVLGLQSIPSIAWVPLGILWFGLTDGGIIFVTAIGAIFAVTINTYTGVKNIDPHFIEAARNMGAKGTQLVTSVLIPAAFPYMISGFKQGWAFAWRGVIGAEILFSFLGLGFLLNAGRSLNDVSQVIGIMVVIMLIGLIIDGVIFKRLENKVMSRWGLR
- a CDS encoding ABC transporter ATP-binding protein, producing the protein MTKLEAKNIVKYFSHDSHKLTALGGVNLKIESGDFVCLVGPSGCGKSTFLRIVAGLEKPDDGQIIFDGHPVSETGPERIMVFQEGALFPWLKVQDNVEFGLKMAGISKEERAKISHRYLDMMQLTKFADSYTYQLSTGMKQRVAIARALVMDPDVLLMDEPFAALDAQTRDLLLVEMQLIWEKTKKTILFVTHNVAEAAVLGTKVAVFSNRPSIIKKEFKNDFPRPRTAEDESLTKFQQDILLELRPEVKKNIE